Within the [Enterobacter] lignolyticus SCF1 genome, the region CCAGCCTCTGCTGGTGAGCCTGGAATCGCTGGGCCGTCATACCGTCCAGATGCTGCACGACGTGCTGGATGCGTTTGCGCGTATGGATCTTGATGAAGCGGTGCGTATTTATCGCGAAGATAAGAAGGTGGATCAGGAGTATGAAGGCATTGTGCGTCAGCTGATGACCTACATGATGGAAGACTCCCGTACGATCCCAAGCGTGCTGACTGCGCTGTTCTGCGCCCGTTCAATCGAGCGTATCGGCGACCGCTGCCAGAATATCTGCGAATATATCTTCTACTTCGTCAAAGGCCAGGACTTCCGTCACGTCAACGGCGATGAGCTGGACAAACTGCTGGCGGATAAAGATCCCACCGAGTGACGTTTGTGGCGGGTAGCGCTTACGCTTACCCGCCCTGACAGACTAACGCGTGATATCCCACCCGCGCGCCTTCCACAGCTCCGGCAGCTGCGCCAGATCGGTAAAGGTCGTCACTTTTGGATGATCGATCGGCCGGTTGTGCGGATCGGCACAGAAATAGAACACCTCCATCCCTGCCGCAATGCCTGACTGCGCGCCTGCCGTTGAATCATCCACCAGAATGCAGTTTTCAACGTTCACGTTCATCGCTGTCGCCGCATGGAACATCAGTGCCGGGTCGGGCTTCCAGCGCTGAATGTCGTAGCCGCTGAACAGCGTCTGCGGAAAATGGTGCAACATGCCGGTTTTTCCTAGCGAATGCTCCATTTTGCTCACCGGCCCGTTCGACACCACGCACATCGGCACCGTCATGGCGTTCAGCAGCGCATTCGCGCCGGCAATCACCTCAAGTTCGGTATCGAACAGGCGCGCCACTTCGGCGCGATAGACCGGCTCAAGGCGGGCTTTTTGCAGGTTGACGCCGTATTCCTCATTGATGGTATCAATGATTTCGTAGAGTTTTACCCCTTTGAAACGCTTAAATATTTCGTCGAGTTCAAGCGTAATGCCGAACTCCTGGAACATGTGCACATAGGCACGCGAACAGATAACCTCGCTGTCGACGAGCGTTCCGTCGCAGTCGAAAAATACCGCCTCAATACTGGACATGCCGTTTCCTGTCTTAACAAGTTTAACGTTTACTCACCGCATTTCGCCTGACGCAATCGTTGCCGTATAAGCAAATTCAATGAAAAAAAATGTGTCTCAGGCACCCCTATTGTCGCATTTTGGTATAGGATAGCGACGAATTTTCCCCTCCTTTGTTTGGAACCAGATGATGAGCCAACAACACACAACCCAGGCTTCGGGTCAGGGACTGCTTGAGCGCGTGTTTAAACTGCGCGACCACGGCACCTCGGCACGCACCGAAGTGATCGCCGGTTTTACTACGTTCCTGACGATGGTTTATATCGTCTTCGTTAACCCGCAGATTCTGGGCGCGGCAGGCATGGATACCAGCGCGGTTTTCGTGACAACCTGTCTTATCGCCGCATTTGGCAGCATTTTGATGGGTCTTTTTGCTAATCTGCCGGTTGCGCTGGCGCCAGCAATGGGCCTTAACGCTTTCTTCGCCTTCGTCGTGGTCGGCGCAATGGGCCTGCCGTGGCAGATTGGTATGGGCGCGATTTTCTGGGGCGCCATCGGCCTGCTGCTGCTGACGATTTTCCGCGTCCGCTACTGGATGATCGCCAATATCCCGATGAGCCTGCGCGTGGGGATTACCAGCGGGATCGGCCTGTTTATCGGCATGATGGGGCTGAAAAACGCCGGGGTCATCGTGGCGAACAAAGACACGCTGGTGACCATTGGCAACCTGACGTCTCACAGCGTGCTGCTGGGCGTACTGGGCTTCTTTATCATCGCGATTCTGGCCTCCCGCAACATTCATGCGGCGGTGCTGGTTTCTATTGTGGTCACCACGCTGCTGGGCTGGATGCTGGGCGATGTTCATTACACCGGGATTGTTTCCACGCCGCCGGACGTTACCTCGGTAATCGGCCATGTCGATCTCGCGGGTTCCCTGAATATCGGCCTTGCGGGCGTGATTTTCTCCTTTATGCTGGTTAACCTCTTTGACTCCTCCGGCACTCTGATCGGCGTGACCGATAAAGCGGGCCTGACCGACGAGAAAGGCAAATTCCCGCGCATGAAGCAGGCGCTGTTTGTCGACAGTATCTCCTCGGTTGCCGGTTCTTTTATCGGCACCTCTTCTGTTACCGCGTATATTGAATCGTCCTCCGGGGTGTCTGTGGGCGGGCGTACCGGTCTGACCGCGGTGGTCGTTGGCCTGCTGTTCCTGCTGGTTATCTTCCTTTCGCCGCTGGCCGGTATGGTGCCGCCGTATGCGGCCGCAGGCGCGCTGATTTACGTCGGCGTGCTGATGACCTCAAGCCTGGCCCGCGTGAAGTGGGAAGACCTGACGGAGGCCGTTCCGGCGTTTATCACCGCGGTGATGATGCCGTTCAGCTTCTCGATCACCGAAGGGATTGCGCTGGGCTTTATCTCTTACTGCGTGATGAAAATCGGTACCGGTCGTTTCCGCGACCTCAGCCCGTGCGTTATCGTCGTAGCGCTGCTGTTTGTGCTGAAGATTGTGTTTATCGACGCACACTAAAGCCGTACGTATCAAGCGCCCTCTCCCGGTCGGGAGAGGGTTAGGGTGAGGGCAACAGGCCGCTCAGGCTTATGCTTTCACCCGCTGAATATACTCGCCAAATGCGGTCAGCTGACCGGCCAGATGATCCAGCGTGCTCTGGTCAATCACTTCACCCGACTGCGGGTCGACCTTATTCTGAATCACACCGCCCATAAACTCCGGCTTGTTCATTACCATCGCATCCAGGAACACGAGGATCTGGCGCAGGTGATACTGGCAGCGGGCACCGCCGATTGCGCCCATTGAGCTGGTCTGAATCAGCACCGGCTTACCGGAAAGCGGCTGGTTTGGCAGACGCGACAGCCAGTCGATGGCGTTCTTCAGGCCGCCAGGCACCGAATAGTTATACTCCGGCGTAACGATGACCACGCCGTCGGCGTCGCGAATCTGCGCCGCGAGGGCCTCAACGCTTTGCGGAAATCCCTCCTCCTGCTGGATGTCCGCATCGTACAGCGGAATATCGGCAATCGACGGCAGCGGCGATACGTGCATGCCGGCAGGCGCTACCTTCGGCAGGGTACGGGCGACCATACCGTTAAATGAACCTTTGCGCAGGCTTCCCAGTAACGTAACAACTTTCAGTGCTTCAGACATGATTACTCCTTTTCATCGCAGGACACGGCCTGGTTGAGTATAAGGGCTTTTTCTGCAGGTAAGCTGGTAAAACGCATCAGACAGCCGGCGGGCGCATTGGCGCGGGCGTTCATATCCGGCAGGCTTCGCCAGCCGCGCTGGGCGTCAAATTCCCAGAATTTTAGCTTCTCTATCGAGGGACTGGCGGCTATCGACCACACCAGCACATCTTCGGCGTCGCAAATCGCCTCGATCTGCTGAACGCGGGTGGTGCGCAGACGTCCCGAACCCGGCAGCAGCTGCAGGTTCTGCGCGCAATCGTTATGCACATCGCCGGTGAGCTTCAGGATGCTCTGGCGCAGCGTCGCCAGCTGAGCGCGCGCCTCGTCAGGGTCGCTCTGGTTGTTTATCCACAGCGTTTCGTTATTGCTGAACGGGTAGCTATCGGGCGTTTTCGGACTATGGAAGCTGCGCATCGCGCGCTGTAGCTCCATATCGAGGCCGCATTCGCCCTCGGTGCAAAGCGCCACGCCGACGATATTTCCGGCGTAGGCAATAGAAAAACGCGGCTGGTCGCTGTCGCGGAACACCGGTTTGCCATCCGGGCGGGTGATGATATCCGGCAGTTCGCTGACGCCGTACAGCATGCTCATCAGTTCAGCGAGCAGCGCGCGCGAAGCGAGGAAGCGGGTGCGGCGATGTGACGGCATGCGGCGCGCGTCGTTATGGCAGGATGCGGGCAGGCGTACCGAAATGAGCTGCCCGTCGTTAAAGATCCCTCTTGCAAAGTGCGTTGCCATTATTTCTCTCCATGATTAATGGTCAGACGTGTAAAACGATAACCTCATTATCGCGTAAACTACTGAGGTTTTAATGCGGAAAAGCGGCGCTGAAAAGCCCCGGAGCAGAACATTTACATTTCCTTAGACGCAATAGCCTGCTCGTTCACGAATTTATCGGCTTATTCCCGCTGTACCTGGGCCTTGAAGGTTTCGCCGTACAGCTGCCTTATCATCGACGTCAGCCAGACGATTTTAGGATTATGGCCGTTACGCTTATGCCACAGCAGGGTAAAAGGGACGGCAATCTTTTGCAGCAGGCTCTCTTCCAGCGGGACGGGGCGCGTCACCAGCTTCAGGCCGTGCTGCTGATTGTAGTGCTGGCAGTAGAAGGGGGCCGTTGCCAGCAGCGTGTGATCCGGCTGGGCGGCCATAAACATGGATTGCTCGAATCCTGGCAGGCTCAGGGCGATATTACGCTGATATCCCAGCTCGTTCAGCACCCGGTCCAGCGCCCAGGTATCGCTCTTCTCCCAACAGATGCTGATATGCGGATAGCGCAGGAAGGTCTGTAGATCCCACGTTTCCTGCAGCGCCGGGTGGTCCTCGCGCAGGTATACGCGCGGTAAATCGGTAAACAGCACCTCAAAATCAATAAACCACGGCAGCAGGCTAAGCGCCTCGCGCGAGCGCGGGTGGCTTTCGCGTCCGGTAAACCCGAGATCCACCTCGCCGCGAATAATGGCGTCCAGCGAATCGTAATCCCAGTTACGCACGCGCAGCGTCGCCTGGGGATAGCGCTGGTAGATCTGCTGCGACAGCGCGTTTAGCGCAATCATCATCAGCGGTGACTCGGCCGCCAGCTCAAACGTCAGGCCGCGCGGCGTTTCGTAATGGGGTTTATCGAGCAGCTGGTGGCTCATCTGCATCCAGTCTGCCAGGTCCTGCTCCATGCTGGCCGCCAGCGGCGTTGGGTGCAGCCCCTGAGGCGTTTTGACAAACAGCGGGTCGTTAAACCACCCCCGCAGCTTCGCCAGCGACTTGCTGACGGCGGAGGGGGTGACGTTCATTCGGCTGGCCGCTCTGCTGACGCTGCGTTCCTGCAACAGCAGCTGCAGACACAGCAGCAGGTTAAGATCGAGGCTGGCGATGGATTTTTTCATGGTCAGATGCGCGTGCCGTTGTCGTGGAGCCCACGAACAGAATCAACAAGATGCAGACCATGCTACAGCTAATCAGTATCCCGATCAGCATATTAAGCGCGCCGACGCCCAGTACCGCTGCCAGCCAGATGTACAGCGAGGAGCCGCATACCTGGGCAATGCCCAGTATTGAGCTGGCGACGCCCGCGCGCCGGGAGAATGGCTCCAGGGCCTGGCTCATCTTCACGCCAAACCCCAGCGAGAAGCCGCCGCAGATAAGCGTTAAGCCGAGCAGGGTGAGCGTATGGCTGGTGGCAAAGGTCAGCACCACGGCGGCCAGCAGGAAGAGCCCCTGCGCGGTGAGCATCAGGGTACGCTGACGAAAGAGTCCCAGCGCGAACGGGGTCGAAAACGCCACCGTCATGCTGACCAGCGCCGTCAGCGCCATAATGGTTGAGTACTCGCTGCGGGTGAACTGCATCTCCTCCATGATAAGCACCGGAGAAACGTTCACGAAGGTCAGGATCGCCGTGACGCACAGGGTCGTCATCACCACTCTGCTGATAAAAAAGCGGTTTGCTAATGCTTCAGACAGCGGCTGTGGCGTGTACGTCTTATCGGTCAGCGCCCCGGGATGGGTCTCTTTAAGCACGAACGTTGAGAGCAGAAGGACCAGCACGCCCATCCCGCACATCACCCAGAACAGGCTCTGCCAGGGAAACGACAGCATGATCAGGTTGCCCAGCACCGGCGCCAGTACCGGCACGATGCAGGTTATCCCGTTGATAAAGGACAGCACTTTCGCCCGCCGCTGGTCATCAAGGGTGTCGCGCATAATGGCAAAAGCCGTCACGTAGCAGCTTCCCGCGCCTATTCCCTGGATAAAGCGTCCGCTCAGGAACAGCGTGCTGTCGCTGGCGCTGGCGCACAGCACTGAGGCCAGCGCAAAAACAATGGCGCCGCAAATCGCCACCGGCTGCCTGCCGGTTTTATCCGCTACCCGCCCGGCGAGCAGCATTGCCGCCGCCATACCCGCCAGATAGACGGAAAAGGCGATGTGCAGCTGCGCCTCGCTTGCCGCAAGATCCTGGGCGATGCGAGGTAATCCCACCAGATACATATCAATACCGGTCGGGTAGAGCAAAACAAGGGCGAAACTACATAGAAGAAAGCGTGCCATAGGATCCTCGCGTTAACGGTGACCCAAAGGATAAAAGAGAACGCGGGGGGCGACGAGTTGCCATTTGGACAACAGCGTTTTCCATTCAGGCATTTACATAACGCTAAAAATCTCAAACGAGAATTATTTTCATTTAAAAATAGCGTGTGCTATAAGATATAGCATTGGCTATAACAGTTTTATTTTTAATCACCTCATGGAGATGTTGCTATGCACCCGACACCCGCCGTCCGGGCCCTGTTCCTCGGGGTCATCCTCAGTTCCGCCGGGTCTTTTCCGGCATGGGCGCAGGAGAAGTTTAAGGTGGTAACCACCTTTACGGTGATTGCCGATATGGCGAAAAACGTAGCGGGCGATGCCGCAGAGGTGAGCTCCATTACCAAACCGGGGGCCGAAATCCATGAGTATCAGCCCACCCCCGGCGACATCAAACGCGCGCAGGGCGCACAGCTTATCCTTGCCAACGGCATGAATCTGGAGCGGTGGTTCCAGCGCTTTTATCAGCATCTGCGCGGCGTGCCGGAAGTGGTGGTGACCGCAGGCATAACGCCGATGGGCATCACGGAAGGACCGTACAACGGGAAGCCGAATCCGCACGCGTGGATGTCGGCGGATAACGCGCTTATCTATGTGAACAATATCCGCGACGCGCTGATGAAATACGACCCCGCTAACGCCGGGGTGTATCAACGCAATGCTGAAGCCTATAAGGCAAAAATTACCCAAACGCTGGAACCGCTGCGCCAGCAGGTTGCGGCTATTCCCGAAAACCAGCGCTGGCTGGTCTCAAGCGAAGGGGCGTTCTCCTACCTGGCGCGCGATCTTGGGTTAAAAGAGCTGTATCTGTGGCCTATCAACGCCGATCAGCAGGGAACGCCGCAGCAGGTGCGCAAGGTGGTCGATGAGGTGCGTAAAAATCATATTCCGGCGGTCTTTAGCGAAAGCACGATCTCCGATAAGCCCGCGCGACAGGTGGCCCGTGAGACCGGCACCCACTACGGCGGCGTGCTGTATGTCGACTCGTTAAGCGCGCAGGACGGCCCGGTGCCGACCTATCTTGAGCTGCTGAACGTTACCACCCGCACCCTGGTTCAGGGGCTTAAAGACGGCATGAAGGAGTAAACCATGACGCACGCGACAGGTATCGCCGTTGCTGATGTCACCGTCACCTGGCGAAACGGGCATACGGCGCTGCACGACGCCACTTTCCATGTTCCGGGCGGCTCGATCGCCGCGCTGGTGGGGGTTAACGGATCCGGCAAATCCACCCTGTTTAAGGCGGTGATGGGGTTTGTACGCCTTGCCGCCGGGGAGATTTCGATTCTGGGTATGCCGACGCGTCAGGCGCTGCGGCGCAACCTGGTCGCCTATGTGCCGCAGGCGGAAGAGGTGGACTGGTCATTCCCGGTGCTGGTGGAGGATGTGGTGATGATGGGCCGCTACGGGCACATGGGCATGCTGCGGATCCCCAAAGAGGACGATCGCCGTATCGTCAGCGAGGCGCTGGAGCGGGTCGACATGGCGGCGTATCGCCACCGGCAGATTGGCGAGCTGTCCGGCGGACAGAAAAAGCGCGTCTTTCTGGCGCGCGCCATCGCCCAGCAGGGGGAGGTTATCCTGCTTGATGAGCCGTTTACCGGCGTTGATGTCAAAACCGAGGCCAAAATCGTCGACCTGCTGCGCGAACTGCGCGATGAAGGCAAAACCATGCTGGTCTCCACCCATAACCTCGGCTCCGTGACCGAGTTTTGCGATTACACCGTGATGGTCAAAGGCACCGTGCTGGCCAGCGGCCCGACGGCCACCACCTTTACCGCTGAAAACCTTGAGCGCGCCTTCAGCGGCGTGCTGCGCCAGGTGGCGCTGAGCGGCTCCGGGACGCACATCATCACCGACGATGAGCGTCCTTTTGTCTCTCACCGTCTGCCTGCCCGCGAGCGGGGGACGTCATGAGCCTGCTTCTGGAGCCGTTTGGCTATACGTACATGCTCAACGCCATGTGGGTGTCCGCGATGGTGGGTGGACTGTGCGCTTTCCTCTCCGGCTATCTGATGCTCAAAGGCTGGTCGCTCATCGGCGATGCGCTGTCGCACTCGATTGTGCCGGGAGTGGCGGGCGCATATATGCTCGGGCTTCCCTTCTCGCTCGGCGCATTTTTGTCCGGCGGGCTGGCGGCGGGCAGTATGCTGTTTCTCAACCAGCGTACCCGCCTCAACGAGGACGCCATTATCGGGCTTATCTTCTCGTCGTTCTTCGGCCTGGGGCTGTTTATGGTGTCGCTGAACCCGACTTCGGTGAACATTCAGACCATCGTACTGGGCAATATTCTGGCGATTGCGCCGGAGGATATCCTGCAGCTGACGATCATCGGCGCGGTGTCGATAGCCGTACTGTTTTTCAAGTGGAAAGACCTGATGGTGACGTTCTTTGATGAGAACCACGCGCGCGCCATCGGCCTGCGCCCGGAGCGGCTGAAGATCCTCTTCTTTACGCTGCTGGCGGTATCGACGGTTGCCGCGCTGCAAACCGTGGGCGCATTCCTGGTGATAAGCCTGGTGGTAACGCCGGGCGCCACCGCCTGGCTGCTGACCGACCGCTTTCCCCGCCTGCTGCTGATCGCAGTGGCGATTGGCAGTATCACGAGCTTCCTCGGCGCATGGCTGAGCTATTACCTGGACGGCGCGACCGGCGCCATCATCGTTGTGGCGCAGACGGCGCTGTTCCTGCTGGCGTTCATTTTCGCGCCGGGCCACGGCCTGCTGGCCAGCCGCCGTCGCGCGCGTCAGGTGCCGGAGGTGCAGCCATGATGGCGTTGCTGTTCGAGCCGCTGACGTTCGCGTTTATGAAAAACGCACTGCTGATTGCGCTGGTGGTCGCCATTCCCTGCGCGCTGCTGTCGGTTTTTCTGGTGCTGAAAGGCTGGGCGCTGATGGGCGATGCGATGAGCCATGCGGTGTTTCCCGGCGTGGTGCTGGCCTGGATGATGGGGCTGCCGCTGGCGGCCGGGGCGTTTGTCGCCGGGCTGTTTTGCGCCGTAGCGACCGGATTTCTGAAGGATAACAGCCGGATTAAGCAGGATACCGTCATGGGCATCGTTTTTTCCGGCATGTTCGCCGCCGGGCTGATTCTCTATATCGCCGTAAAGCCGGAGGTGCATCTCGACCACATCCTGTTTGGCGATATGCTGGGCGTCAATACCGCCGATATCGTCCAGACAGGGGCGATTGCGGCGGTGATTGCGCTGGCTATTGGGGTGAAATGGCGCGATTTTCTGCTTTTCTGCTTCGATCCCCTGCAGGCGCAGGTTAGTGGGCTGCGTACCCGCTGGCTGCACTACGGCCTGCTGTGCATGGTCTCGCTGACGATCGTCGCAACGCTCAAAGCGGTAGGCATCATTTTGTCGATTTCCCTGCTGATCGCGCCGGGCGCTATTGCCGTGCTGCTGACAAACCGTTTTCACATCGCGCTGCTGGCGGCCGTTGTGGTCTCAGCGCTGGTATCGGTCTGCGGCGTCTGGCTGTCGTTTTACCTCGACAGCGCCCCCGCGCCCACCATCGTGGTGCTGTTTGCGCTGGTCTTTATCGTGACCTTTGCGCATACCAGCCTGAAGGCGCGGCGGACAGAGCAGCAAATCGGATAGAGATGCTGCAGGTCCGGATAAGCGGCGTAATCCAGTCTATTATGTTTAACGTCAGAAAATAAGGAGTAAGCCTGCCTATGATTACCACCCACGTTTTCATTGCTGTCAGTCTGGATGGTTTCATTGCGCGTCAAGATGGCGATATCCGCTGGCTGTTGCAGCGCGATGACCCTGGCGAGGATCATGGCTATGATGACTTTATCATCGATAAAGAGGTCATTGTGATGGGCCGGGGAAGCTATGAGAAAGTGATGACCTTCGACACATGGCCTTACGACCTGCCCGTACTGGTGTTATCGAAACAGCTCGCCGGAACGCCAGTACCTGACGCCTTAAAGGATAAGGTTCAATTTATCGATTCTGCGCCAGGGGAGACGATTGCCCGTCTGGCCGAACAGAACATACAGCGAGTCTATCTCGATGGCGGTCAGGTGGTGCAGTCATTTCTTCGCGAGGGGCTTATCACTGACATGGTCATTACTACCGTTCCGGTGCTGATCGGCTCAGGGAAGCCCTTGTTCGGGACATTGTCCCGAGATATTGATTTAACGTTGCTCTCCAGCCGTAGCTTTCCTTCTGGTCTCGTTCAGTCTACGTATCACGTGAATGCAAACAAACCCGCATTAACAGCCAGTTAATGCGGGTTTACGAACGTTCACGGACGAGGATGGATTAAAACTTACTTGCCAATACAGAAGCTCGAGAATATCCGTCCCAGCAGATCGTCGGAGGTAAATTCGCCGGTAATCTCGCTTAACGCCTGCTGCGCCAGGCGCAGCTCTTCCGCCAGCAGCTCGCCTGCCCACGCGCCAATCAGCTGCGCTTTGCCCTGCTGCAGGTGGTTGGCCGCGGTTTCCAGCGCCTGGAGATGGCGGCGGCGGGCGAGGAATCCGCCCTCCATGTTGGTGTCAAAGCCCATGCTCTGCTTGAGGTGGTTACGCAGCAGGTCCACGCCTTCGCCCTGACGCGCGGAGAGACGAATCAGTGAGTGACCGTTCACCTCGCTCAATCCCACCGCTTCGCCGGTCATATCCGCTTTATTGCGGACCACGGTGATCGGCAAATTCGTCGGTAAACGGGCGATAAAGTCGGGCCAGATCTGCGCCGGGTCAACGGCGTCGGTGGTGGTGCCGTCGACCATAAACAGCACGCGGTCGGCCTGCTCGATCTCCTGCCAGGCGCGCTCAATGCCGATACGCTCGACCTCGTCGCTGGCGTCGCGCAGCCCGGCGGTATCGATAATGTGCAGCGGCATCCCGTCAATGTGGATATGCTCGCGCAGCACGTCGCGGGTGGTGCCGGCAATGTCGGTGACGATTGCGGCCTCACGGCCCGCCAGCGCGTTCAGCAGGCTCGATTTCCCGGCGTTAGGGCGCCCGGCAATCACCACCTTCATCCCTTCTCGCAGCAGGCTGCCCTGGCGCGCTTCGGCGCGCACCGCGTCGAGATCGGCCATCACGCCGTTCAGCTGGGCCTCGATTTTGCCGTCGGAGAGGAAATCGATCTCTTCGTCCGGGAAGTCGATCGCCGCTTCGACGTAGATGCGCAGGTGAGTGAGCGCTTCCACAAGGTGGTTCACGCGGGCGGAGAACGCCCCCTGCAGCGAGTTCAGCGCGGAGCGGGCCGCCTGCTCGGAACTGGCGTCGATCAGGTCTGCAATCGCCTCGGCTTGCGCCAGGTCGAGCTTGTCGTTAAGAAACGCGCGCTCGGAGAACTCGCCGGGCCTGGCAATGCGCAGGCCGGGAATCGTCAGAATGCGTTTTAACAGCAGGTCGAGGATCACCGGGCCGCCGTGGCCCTGCAGCTCCAGCACATCTTCGCCGGTAAAGGAGTTCGGGCCGGGGAACCACAGGGCAATGCCCTGGTCCAGCGCGGCGCCGTCGGCATCGTTAAACGGCAGATAATCGGCGTAGCGCGGTTTTGGCAGCTTGCCCAGCACCGCTTCAGCCACCTCGCGCGCCTTCAGGCCGGAGATACGCAGAATGCCTACACCACCGCGTCCCGGTGGGGTTGCCTGGGCGACGATAGTGTCGTTATGGCTCATGGTTGTTCTCGTTCAATACAAATAAAAAAGGCGGTCAATCGACCGCCCTTTAATGAATGTTCCGTTTGCCGGATGGCGGCTTCGCCTTATCCGGCCTACAACCGAATCAGGACTTTTTCTTTTCGCGGCTGTGCAGGCCACGTTTTTCCAGACCACGGTAGATCAGCTGCTGCTGGATGATGGTCACCAGGTTGCTGACGATATAGTACAGCACCAGACCTGACGGGAACCACAGGAAGAACACGGTGAAGATGACCGGCATAAAGGTCATGATCTTCTGCTGCATCGGGTCGGTCACGGTGGTCGGCGACATCTTCTGGATGAAGAACATCGTCACGCCCATCAGGATCGGCAGGATGTAGTACGGGTCCTGTGCGGACAGGTCGTGGATCCACAGCGCGAACGGCGCATGGCGCA harbors:
- a CDS encoding metal ABC transporter permease gives rise to the protein MMALLFEPLTFAFMKNALLIALVVAIPCALLSVFLVLKGWALMGDAMSHAVFPGVVLAWMMGLPLAAGAFVAGLFCAVATGFLKDNSRIKQDTVMGIVFSGMFAAGLILYIAVKPEVHLDHILFGDMLGVNTADIVQTGAIAAVIALAIGVKWRDFLLFCFDPLQAQVSGLRTRWLHYGLLCMVSLTIVATLKAVGIILSISLLIAPGAIAVLLTNRFHIALLAAVVVSALVSVCGVWLSFYLDSAPAPTIVVLFALVFIVTFAHTSLKARRTEQQIG
- the mnmE gene encoding tRNA uridine-5-carboxymethylaminomethyl(34) synthesis GTPase MnmE — its product is MSHNDTIVAQATPPGRGGVGILRISGLKAREVAEAVLGKLPKPRYADYLPFNDADGAALDQGIALWFPGPNSFTGEDVLELQGHGGPVILDLLLKRILTIPGLRIARPGEFSERAFLNDKLDLAQAEAIADLIDASSEQAARSALNSLQGAFSARVNHLVEALTHLRIYVEAAIDFPDEEIDFLSDGKIEAQLNGVMADLDAVRAEARQGSLLREGMKVVIAGRPNAGKSSLLNALAGREAAIVTDIAGTTRDVLREHIHIDGMPLHIIDTAGLRDASDEVERIGIERAWQEIEQADRVLFMVDGTTTDAVDPAQIWPDFIARLPTNLPITVVRNKADMTGEAVGLSEVNGHSLIRLSARQGEGVDLLRNHLKQSMGFDTNMEGGFLARRRHLQALETAANHLQQGKAQLIGAWAGELLAEELRLAQQALSEITGEFTSDDLLGRIFSSFCIGK
- a CDS encoding dihydrofolate reductase family protein; protein product: MITTHVFIAVSLDGFIARQDGDIRWLLQRDDPGEDHGYDDFIIDKEVIVMGRGSYEKVMTFDTWPYDLPVLVLSKQLAGTPVPDALKDKVQFIDSAPGETIARLAEQNIQRVYLDGGQVVQSFLREGLITDMVITTVPVLIGSGKPLFGTLSRDIDLTLLSSRSFPSGLVQSTYHVNANKPALTAS